The following is a genomic window from Photobacterium sp. GJ3.
CAGAAGTCTATGGCGGCAATGACGCCAAAGAGAAGTTTGTGACCGACTTCGTCAACGCCTGGACCAAAGTGATGCATGCCGACCGCTTTGATCTGAAATAACACTCCCTCACACAGGCACCCACATTGGGTGCCTGCTTCAAGCGCCAAATCTGACGCATTGCTTCCGCCTACCCGGCAAAAATCACGCCTCTCCGCTCATTTCCACCGTTAAGCCACCGCGTTTTCTGTAAAACTGTGAATCGTGTCATATACTTCAGGTGATGATTCCAGATGAATCCGGTGACTGGCAATAAAGTTAATCGTATGCCGCCCGGTTTGGGAACGTACAGAAGCATGCAGCGCAGAGGGTAAACATGATCATCAGCTATGCCAAATTTTCAAAACGACATCCTTATGTTCACTGGGGGATTATCATCTCGCTCAGCCTGCTGTTTTTGATCTCTGCGATCATGCTGATTGAGTTTGAAGTGATTGAATTTGCCGTTGCAATTGTGGTGATTGGGCTCCTGCTGCCTTTCTTTGCCAAAGCTTCAAAATACAAACAGCAATACCTGTCGGATTAATTTTCAGCTCGTTATTCATGAAAATGTCTGGGCTGTATCCCTGATACAGCCCAGAACGTTATGGCCTACCACTAGCTGAGGTCATAACCTTGTAAATTATAGAGTTTCTTGAACTTTTCCTGTTCACCTTCTTGAGCTGGGTACAGCAATTGAATCGCGATTGGTAACTCAGTATCTGGATTGATAAGGTAGTTCCCATCCTTAGGTGTTTTTAATTCAACCACACCTTCTGAACCATCAAGCACAACTTCCGGCCATGTGACACTCGCAATGATTGTCCCTGGAGGCAAATCGGAAAACGAAACTTTCCAATGCGTAATTGGATCAGATGATGCTTTCAGCAATATTTCATAACTATAAATGTAACCTTGCGATTCCCAATCCTGCCAGGATGATTTGAATTCTGCTCGACTTAATATTGGTTGCAGACCAGAAGCTGAGCGTTTAAGCGTAATGTCGAACCCCGGCCCCTTTATACCTTCATGATTATAATAGTGTAACTGTCCGACAATAAATTTTTCTTCACCCGGTGGTATGTCATTTACCAGTAGTGAAATTGTTCTTTTACTTGTCCAACCAGCACTCTGTTCAGCCGTACTTGTAATAGAAGCTGTTTTTCCATCTGCAGAGATAAATAATTCAGACCCTGAACCAGGGTACGACATATGTGTAACACGCGCATTACCTGTTAATGCAGCCTCAATTTTTGCCCCTGGTATTTCTGGCTCATTATTCGAATCAACGACAAAGTTCACGGTAACCGCAGAGCCTTCTGTGACATCAGGTACAAAGTCTTGCTTAATATCATGGATAATCGCTGCCATCGGTACTCTCCATATTAAAATTTTCCATTATTTTCATACTGCCATCTGAGATTAGCTCAAACACATTCAATGACATAAGTATCAATGCATAACGTTGCATTCATTCCAGATATCTCAAAAAGCTAAAGAATCACAACCGAACCTACAGACATCTGCCATTATTGACCGTATATCTGCATTGAATTCACGAATCATATGATTGACTGTCGCCACCAACCTGCACCTTACCCCAAAACACATGGTAGCCTCAGAGGGTGTACATCAGAATCACTGGCTGGTTGTGAGTGAAGCCGCTCTGAAGGGATTCGGTTGTCTGTCCCCGCTTTTTCCAACTGGATGGCGACAAATTTGGACGTTGGCGTGTAGGTGCGATCGCCGTAACTTACCAGTGGGACCAGCGGATTAAAGGGACGCCGTTGCCATTTCCCTATACCCTGTTACTGCACCGGACCATCTATATTTTCTGTCTTCTACTGCCGTTCGCGATGGCCGAGCCGCTGGGGTGGCTGACGCCCTTATTCACGACCATTGTCAGCTATACCCTTTTCGGCCTGGATGCCATTGGCGAAGAGCTGGAAGACCCCTTTGCTGCGATGAAAACGACTTGCCCACCGATGCGCTGTTTCGCACCATTGAGCGCGACCGACTGAATGCACTGGGCCACACGAGTTACCCCAACCGTTGCAGCCAGTGGCTTATGTACTGAATTAAGCGGTGTTCATCAATGCTATCTATCAAATCATCAATGGTGTTTATTGGACTGGACGGTGAAAACAATATATTTTTGAGACCGATAGATGAACAGGCTGTGAATGACATGAACCCAATCTCCGCTCCTTTTTCAGTACTATTGCTCGCTGGTGGTCAGGGCTCCCGGATGGGGGGCAAGACAAAGGATTGGTCCTTCTTCATGGCAAACCTTTCATCGCCCACCTCGCTGAGATTGTCCGGCCTTTGACCGATGACCTGCTGATTTCCTGTAACCGAAATCAGCCAATGTATGCCCCTTACTGTAACCAGACGCTCTGCGATGACACACAAGACTTCCCCGGTCCGCTGGCGGGGATCCTCAAAGGCCTGCAAACAGCCCGGCACCCATGGCTGATGGTTTTTCCCTGTGATGCCCCCTGCATTGACCTGGCACTGGTTCAGCACATAGCGACTTTAATCAATGATGCAAAACCGCGTCCGGCGATGATCAGACAAGGCACCCAGTGGCAGCCCATGTTCAGTCTGATTCCGACGGCTTTACTGCCCGCATTTGAGGCTGCATGGCAATCGGGTGAACGCAGTCTGATGACGATTCTGAAACAGCATGATGTGATTGCCATCGAATGTGATGAGAACGATCCACGGCTTCAGAACGTCAACACCCCACAACAATTACATATTTTGCACCATAATTAGAGTCTGTGGCCCCTGCCCCAGACACCCTGAAGCAACCGTTATTTCGCTGCATTTTCAGGGCGACGGGGTATTCGCATTTCCCAAATCAAAACAAACCCTCAGGGTAAACCATGGATATCAAACAACTGAAGTACCGGATCGCACTGGATCAGACCAAGCATTTTGGTCAGGCGGCAGCGCTCTGCCACATGACGCAGCCAACCCTCTCCATGCGGATTCGCAGAGGAAGGCGAGCGCATTCTGGCCTGGGCCCGAACCCTGCTCGCTGCGCATGACGGCTTACAGGCGGAAGCCGCAAGCTGCCGGGGACAACTGGTGGGCAGTCTGCGCCTTGCCATGGTCCCTCTCGCCAGCCTCAACCCCATGCAATTGCTGGAGCCCCTCTCTCAATGGACAACGGACAGGCAGTTGCGTAGCCTGTCTGTATTCTTTCAAACCCCCAGGTGCAGGCATCAACATGAGTGACTCTGACAACAAAGCCGATGACATGACCGATGTGAACGCAGCCCCGCCTTCACCCGATGCGTTCAGTTATGTTGAGCTCCTTGAGGATGATTCTGCAGCGACAACACACAGTGCCGTGTTAGCCAGCGAAACCGCACTGTCGATCAGTTATAACGGCATCAGTCAGGCCGTCATGATGGTGACGCCGGGCAATATTGAAGATTTCGTCAAAGGCTTCAGTCTGAGCAATGACATTGTCCGTTCCGTGAGTGAAATTTACGAAATCACACTGACAGCCGGGTGTGATTCGCATCATGCTGAAGTGGAGATATCCAACCGCGCTTTCTGGTCGCTGAAAGATCACCGCCGGCAACTGGCGGGCACCAGCGGTTGCGGGATCTGTGGTGTGGAAGCCATTGAACAGGCACTGCCACCCTTAACACCACTTACGCCTGTCCCACCACCTCAGGCCAGCCTGCTGCACAATTTACGTGCGCGCATCAGCGCAGCGCAGGAAGTCGCCCGCAGCAGTGGCGCATTGCACGCCGCGCTCTACGTGGATGCCGCAGGGGGCATTCAACTCTGCCGGGAAGACATCGGCCGTCATAATGCGCTCGACAAACTCATCGGCGCCATGGCGACTGCCCGCATCAACCCGGAATCCGGCTTCGCCGTGATCACTAGCCGGTGCAGCCTGGAGCTCATTCAGAAGGCCGTCCGCGCCAAAATCGGCACGCTGGTCAGCCTCTCCGCCCCCACCGCCATGACCGTCCGCTGGGCGCGGCACAACAATCTGAACCTGATTCACCTACCGCACCGAAGTGCGCCGAGGTTGTATAGCGGGAAGTTATAAGGACAGGCACCTTAAACCCCTTTCGGAGTCTCTATGGGACAGACAGTTAATCATTGAGCTTTGCCTGAGCCTTCAATTCTATAGGTGACTGTCCTGTTTGATGGTTGATGGTAATTCTATGGGTGACTGTCCCGCTTTACTTGCGCTTTACTTGAGTGAGGACAGGCATCTTAAGTACCTCAAGCAAAAAACACCTCTATCATTTTCATCAATTTCAGACCGAATTCTCGTCTTCATCATTTGCATCTTTCCCAGAGTGCCAAACTGAAATACTGTTTATGCATCCAGTCCTATTCGATGAAAAACTATGACCACAGCACGCAGCCAACTGATCAGTGTCGAAGCAACGCCCTATTACCATTGTGTTTCTCGGTGTGTCCGTCGCTCTTTTCTTTGCGGGTACGATGAGTTGACTCAGACGAGCTATGAACACCGTCGCGGCTGGGTCGAAAAGCGATTGAAGCGGATTGCCAGCGTCTTTTGCATTGATGTTTGTGCTTACGCAATCATGAGTAATCACTATCATTTAGTGCTGCATATCAACACCAAGCGAGTCCATCAACTTTCTGAATACGAGGTCATTCAGCGCTGGCTCACGTTGCACCAGGCGCCGGTACTGATTCAGCGGTACTTACAGGGGGAAATCTCATCGAAGTCTGAGCAAAAGGCATGCCTCGCAATCATCCGAACCTGGCGGGAAAGACTCTGCTCCATTAGTTGGTTCATGCGGCTTCTCAATCAATTCATTGCCAGTGAAGCCAATCGAGAAGACGATTGTACGGGTCACTTTTGGGAAGGTCGTTTCAAAAGTCAGGCGTTGCTGGATGATAAAGCGTTGGCCGCCGCCATGGCCTATGTCGACTTGAACCCGGTTCGGGCCGGGGTTGCTGAGACACCGGAAACATCCGACTTTACATCGGTAAAAACACGGATTGAATCACTTCGACAAACGAAAGCCTCTGCACCTTCTCTGTTTCCTTTCGCTGGAAATCCGAGAAAAGACATGCCGGACGGACTCCCGTTCCGCTTGTTGGATTATCTGAAACTCCTCGACTGGACCGGGCGGCAAATCAAAGCGGGCAAACATGGCCAAATTGAATCAAGGCAACAACCCATTCTGGCACGACTCGGCTTGAATCATCAGACATGGTTGAAAATCTGTACACAAATCGAGAAAGGTGCACTCATTGGCTCCCTTGTTGCCATTCAATCGGCCATGCCAGTATTAAATCGAAAGCGGAGAACAGGATTACGTATTCCGTAAGCCAGAAGTCTCAACAAGCCTCCCCCTCTAAACGAGTATCCCGCTCGCCTGTATATCGGGTCAAACTAAGTAGACTGATTGTTCATCTAAACATCAATGCAATTGCCATATCCAGTAAAACTCAAATAGTGTTTCATTGAGCCTCATGACGGCTAGAATCTGCTTTTACTTAATATGACTGTCCCAGCACGCATTGCTCTAGTGCGACTGTCCAACTAAGACGTTAACCTGACTGTCCCAATTGAATCTTAAGATGACTGTCCGATTATGGGAGACGAAAAACAGCAATCTGCCTCTTGAAACCAAAGACAGATGCCATACCAAAGATGATTAGCCTTCAACATCGTAGGTTTTTCGCCAGACTCTCACTTGCTTCACTTCAGAAGCATCACCAGAGAAAGTGAAAGTATATTTTCTCGCAGCTTCATTCGGCACGATAAATTCAATCTGTTGCCAGCTTGCCAGCGTGTGAGAAAAACCTTCTTTATCAATGGTCAGCAAAACGCCTTCCCCACTCAGGCCCGTAATTTTTACCGGCTTTTGGTGACAATTCTTAAAACTGAGTTCAACAACCGAGCCATCCGAACTTTCTGTCGAACTTCTGCCTGCTTTGACCTCGGCTTGTGCGTTTGTTGCTGAGAGTCCGAGCAGGATCATGAATACTATTTTTTCATTGTGCTCTATCCCTTGAAGGCCAACTGACATACATCATTTTTCACTCAACCGGTACCAGAGCGCCGCCGAAGCAACGATGACAAATACCAGTCCTGAATATCCATGACAGAATGCGACAGATTTACATCGATGATGAAACTAAAATCGACTCATAAATCGGTCCTTTTGTCCAAGAATTCCTCTTGGGAATATCTGTATCAAATACAGAGAAACACACATGAAAATGTAGAAACCGCCGAGAAAAATCATATATGAACATTGTATTTTTATAATAAACAAATTTAATTTTTACTAAAAATGTTGACTGGTTTTTATAAAAATAACCATCAAGCCTTGTCATAACATTGTCAAATATAAAATTAAATGTATAATCAGCGCGCTTTTTATCGCTTTTATTGATTGGATATATCATGCAAGTATTGAAAACTCTGATTGTTGCGGGTGCAACACTGACTGCTGTGGGTTGTTCTACCATTCTGACCGATGAAAACCAGCGTATTAACGTTGTTTCTTCCTCTGATCAGAAATTCACTGTAGAAGTTGATGGCATCGAGCAAACTGCACCGGGCATCATCACTGTGAAAAAAGAAAACAAAAACAAAACACTGAAAGTGACTTCTGCGAAGTGTGAACAACAAATCGCACTAAACAAAGAAGTAGAGCCAACTTTCTTCGTCAACATTCTGTCAGGCGGTGCTTTCGGTTCAACCACCGACTTCGCTTCTGAAAAAATGTGGCGTTACCAGGATACCCTGCAAATCAACTGTAACTAAGCATTCGTATTCATGCAGTTTGATAAACAATTGATGTTAAGAAGCCTCTTGGGGGCTTCTTTTTTTTGGTTCGCCAGCATTCAGCCGACACTGGCCGGTTCAGCGGTGTCCGCCGGTATAATCAGTAGTGACGCGGCTGCCATTGCCCAGTTTTCCGCATTGCTCCATGTGAGTGATCATTCACTCAACATTCAAGACGACGATTTTTATTTCTCGTCGGATCCAACAAACATTCAGGCTGAGATTGAAGCCAATTTAGCGCAAGTGACCAACCCGGAGCATACTCAGGATTACATCTGCCGTTTTCCGGCCAGAGCCCAATGGCTGTCTGAACACAGTACACAAGTTTCGCCACCTGACTTTTCCCGCTGCCCGGATCTGCAGGCATTTTTAGACGCTGTTTCCGCAAAAAATATCAGCCTGACCTATGCTTCTGAAAATCTGATGAGCCCGAGCAGCTTCATGGGCCACACGTTTCTCAAACTCAGCGACAATGAAAACAATCCCGGCCATGCTGTTTCTTTTTTTACCGAAGTTGATGGATTCAACTTACCCAAAATCATGTTTGATTCTCTGGTCGTCGGCAAAGAAGGCTACTTTATTGTCTCGCCCTACCGGGAAAGCCTGAGTTTTTATAAAAACATCGAAGGCAGAAACGTTTTTGAATATCAGCTGGCAATGTCAGACAAAAACAAACAGCTGATCCAATTACACTTGTGGGAATTAAAAGATACTCGAATTGATTATTTTTTCCACAATCAAAATTGCGCCTCCATTACGCTCAATATACTGGCGATTGCCAATCCGGATTTGATGGAACACCGCCGCGACTGGCTGAGTCCGCTGGATATGATCCAACTCGCCCAGCGGCACCACATGATTCAGCAAACCAGCATTACTCCTTCAACGGGCTGGAAATTACGGGCCTATGGTGCATCTCAGCAAGATGAAACCAAACAGTCGCTGCTTGCGCAGCTCATCGCCGGTCATCTGAAAACCCGCTTCAACGACCCCCAGATTTCCGCTGGCGAGCAATTCCTGACCTGGGAATTCGCGCAGGCCATGAACCAGTATTTGCTGGAAAATGAAGACATCTCCCAGGAGATCTATGCCGAAAACACCGCAAAGCTGACAGCCTATGACACAGAATTTGCATCGTACGCTGTTGATTTGAGTGAATTTAAAAATCCCATCAACCGGAACAAAGATGCTCAATGGCACCTCGGCACCCGATGGTCTAATACGGGCGAACCGCATCTCACCGCAACCTGGCTGCCAGCTTCACATACACTGACGGATGATAACCGCAATGCATTCAGCGAATCCTCACTGGAACTGATGAAAATTTCGGTCAGTGCTGATCAAAACAGTTTCAATCTCGACAACTTCACCCTATACGGCATCCAGAGCTACCTACCTTATGATCCGCTGTTTGGCGGGCTGTCCGGCAAGTTTTCGATTCAGTGGGATCGCGGCACGGATTTTTCTGAGCGGGAGAACAAACGATTCTTTTTCTCTGGTGGCTTGGGGCTGAGTTATCCCATCAATCACGCCATGTTGACTTACGCCACGGTCGATACTGAACTGTCATTCAATACAGACATCGCCTGGGGCGCAATTGGCGTCGATATGGGGCTTATCAGCTACTTCCGTCATGACGTGAAAATGAACCTGTCGGCGAGCACAGTCTGGAACCAGTACGCCAGCAGCAATTTCAGACATCAGGCTGCCGTCACTCTGTCCTATCTGGGGTTTACAGACAGTGCCGTCGATCTGCGGGCGCAATACAATGAAATGGATGGACTTCGTGAAGGCCAGATCCGGGCGATTTATCGACATTATTACTGATCAGTTTTGATGTTTTTATCGACATAATGAGCTCCTGTCAGCCGCCAATAGAAGATAAATTCTGTGTGATCCCTGTGTTTCCCTCATGCAGAAAATGCGTTTGTTTTTCTGCCTCAGGCTGGCAGCAATCCTTGCCTGCGATTCGGGTCACTGCTCCGGAGACATGATGCTTTCTGAACAGCCCACTCCCCTCACCGGTTTCCATCAGCTCAATGAAGCGCAACTGGATCGGACGATGACGGCCACTCAAAGACACCTTTGAAATACGCCCGGTCTGTCATATAACTAACACTCTGTGACTCAATTGACTGGCAGCCATACCGGCCAGAGGAAATGACATGACGGAATATCTTATCTATGCCTTTATTTACCTGATTGCAGCCGTCATAGCTGTACCGCTGGCACAGCGGTTCGGGCTGGGCTCCGTGCTGGGCTATCTCATTGCTGGCGTGGTGATCGGGCCGGTCATTGGCTTAGTGGGTGAAGAAACCACGTCGATTCAGCATTTTGCCGAGTTTGGTGTGGTGATCATGCTGTTTCTGGTGGGCCTGGAACTTGAACCCAAATCACTCTGGGCCATGCGTCATCGCCTTATCGGTCTGGGTGGATTACAGATTGGGCTGACCGCCCTCGCCTTTACCGGTGTGGGGCTTCTTTTTGAACTCCCGTGGACACTGGCGTTGGCAATCGGACTGATTCTGGCGATGTCTTCCACCGCCATTGTGCTCCAGACTTTCAACGAGAAAGGGCTGGAAAAGACGGAAGGCGGCAAAAACGCTTTCTCTGTGTTGCTGTTTCAGGACATCGCCGTGATCCCCATGCTGGCGTTACTGCCCTTGCTGGCATTACCTGAGTTAATTGCACAGGCGCAATCAGCAACCGCGGCGGCAGCAGAACATCATGAAGAGCTCAGTCTGGTGGCCGGGCTACCCGGCTGGGCTTATGGCCTGGTGATCACCGCCTCCATTGCCTTTGTGGTGGTTGGCGGGCACTATCTCAGCCGCCCTTTATTTCGCTTTGTCGCTGCTTCAGGTCTGCGGGAAATTTTCACCGCCACCGCACTGATGCTGGTGCTGGGTGTCTCCATTCTGATGAGTTTGGTCGGTCTGTCTCCGGCGCTGGGGACTTTTCTTGCCGGGGTGGTACTGGCGAACAGTGAATTTCGCCATGAATTAGAATCCAACATCGATCCCTTTAAAGGGCTGCTGCTGGGTTTGTTCTTTATTACCGTTGGTGCTGGGATCAATTTCAACATCCTGTTCAGCGAGTTCTTCACCGTGATTGCTCTGACACTGGGCATCATGCTCATCAAAGCACTGGTGCTCTTCGTGCTCGCTTTTATTTTCAGGATTCGAAACAGCAACCGTTGGTTATTTGCCCTAAGTCTGGCGCAGGCCGGTGAGTTCGGGTTCGTCCTGATCAGCTTTACCGTGCAGAACCATGTCCTGCCCCCTGAGCTTGCCCAGACCCTCTCACTGGTGGTTGCCTTGTCGATGATGTTCACGCCGGGGCTGTTTATCTTCTACGACAAAGTCATTCTGCCCCGCTTCGAGCATTCTTCAAATGAGCGCGAAGCCGATCCAATTGATGAGCAAGGCACGGTGATCATCGCCGGGATCGGCCGTTTCGGTCAGATCGTCAACCGTTTGCTGATTGCCAATGGCGTCAAAACCGTGGTGCTGGACCATCAATCGACCATCATTGATACCATGCGAAAAATTAATACCAAGGCTTATTTCGGCGATGCAACCCGCCCCGATCTGCTCCATACCGCAGGGATTGAGCATGCCGCCATGGTCGTGGTTGCCATGGACACCCCGGAAAGCAGCATCATGCTGGTCAAACACATCAAACAAAACTATCCGCGAGTGAAAGTACTTGCCCGCGCCTATGACCGGGGCCACAGTTACCGGCTTCGTCAGGCAGGTGCTGATGTGATTGAATCTGAAACCTACCATTCAGCACTGGAAATTGGTGCCGCAGCCCTGCGGGAGTTGGGTCACCCAGCCCGCCTGGCCCAGCAGCAGAAAACCGCCTACAAACGGGTTGATGACGAACTGTCATCCAGTCTGTATGAAGCCTGGCTGGGAGAATCCAGAGAAGGCGAGCGATTTGACAATAACTACCTCAAACTCTTTATGCAGTTTGAAGACCGTATCCATGAAGAAATGGCGTTTGAGCGTTCGAATCATGTCTCGGAACAAGGTCAGGAACAGAACGAGCAATCATCAAAATAATCAGTAAAACCAAGCGTTTTTCTGACCGTTTACCCGATTCAAATTAACAGGCATAGTCTGACACTCTGGCATCAATTATCTGAAAGAAGGGTCCATGACACTACCGCCACGCTCAATCTTAGATTTAGCGCCTGTTGTTGAAGGCGCCGATTTCTCGACCACTTATGCGCGTTCTCTCTCGTTAGCGCAACATGCGGAACAATGGGGTTACAAGCGATTCTGGCTGGCGGAACACCACAATATGCCGGATATTGCCAGTGCTGCGACATCGGTGTTGATCAGCCATATCGGGGCACAAACGTCCTCGATTCGTCTGGGTTCTGGCGGGATCATGCTGCCCAACCATGCGCCGCTGGTGATTGCCGAGCAATTCGGCACGCTGGAAGCGCTCTATCCGGGGCGGATTGATCTGGGACTGGGCCGTGCGCCGGGCACCGACTACCCGACCATGCATGCGCTGCGACGGGATCCGGAACGCATGGATCCGAATTTTGATGAGCTGTTGGAAGAACTGGCATTCTTCATGGGGCCGGTTTCCCCGCATCAGCCCGTCAAAGCCTATCCGGGCAACAATTCGGCGGTTCCTATCTGGCTGCTCGGCTCGAGCACCTACAGCGCCCGGCTGGCCGGGATCAAAGGATTGCCGTTCGCTTTCGCATCCCACTTCGCGCCGGATGCCATGATGCGCGCCATTCAAATCTACCGTGAACATTTCCAGCCTTCTGAGCAGTTGGCAAAACCCTATGTGATGATCGGTGTCAACATCATTGTGGCTGAAACAAATGAAGAAGCGCAGTATCTGGGCACCACCGAAAAACAGAAATTCCTCAATATGATCCGGGGTGTTCAGGGCAAAATTCCACCGCCGGTCTGGAGTATGGAATCGGTTTGGCTGCCCCATGAAAAACGTCAGATTGAATCCCAGTTACGGGAGTCGATCCATGGGGATCCTGAAACCGTTCGCAAGCGTCTGGTGGCATTGGTCGAACGCACCCAGGCCGATGAGATTATGGCCAATGCCCTGATCTTTGATCAGGAGAAAAAGCTGCGATCTTATGAGTTACTGGCAGAGCTGTAATCATGACCGGGAGTCGTGGCACTCCCGGATTTTTTATACCGCCTGCGTCGCTTTTCTGAATCCCGGCAATCTTGGCAACAGCAGCCCCAGAATCACAATCGCGATACCGGCAAGCTGAAGCAGGGTGACCGATTGCCCCATCAGGAAGGCCGTCAGCACTGCAAAAACCGGAACGAAATTAAAGAAAAGAGCGGCTGTTTGCGACCCCAGTTCCCGGACACCATTCAACCACAGCAGATAACCGGCCACCGTGCCAAAGACGCCAATGTAAACCACTTCCGTCATCCCGACAGTAGAACTGCTGAACAGCGCTGCAAACGGGCGGACTTCCGGCGTGGCCAGACACATCAGCCCAATCACAGTCGCACCACTGAGCATGCCGACAAAGGTGTATGGGATAACAGGCATCCAGCGGCTGATGCCCTGACTGCAGTAAGTGTAAAAACTCCAGGCAAACATGCCGCAGAAGATCATTTTATCGCCCTGATTGAATTGCATCTTGAGCAGCGCCTCCAGATGACCGTTGGTGATCACCACCAGCACGCCAGATAAACTGACCACAAGACTGAGACATTGCAGCCGGGTCGGCAAAGTGCGCATCGCGACACAGGCAATGAGTGCAGTCGTCAGCGGGCTGAGCGCCATGATCAGCGAACCATTGGTTGCCGCCGTGTGTTCCAGTCCGGTAAAGAGCCCGAGATTCAGGCCGCCGACCCCCACTGCGCTGACCGCGACAACCCAGATCCATTGCCTGACGGTTAACACAAACCGCTCCGCCCCATGATCAGCATGTAGAGCGCCAGACAGGCCGCCGCGATGGTAAAACGCCAGAAGACCAGTGTGAGTGCATGTACTTCATTCAGGGCATGTTTGCCAATCGGAAAGCAACTGCCCCAAAAGAAGGTACATAAAATGAGCAGGGCCACAGCTTTCAGTGGTGAAGGTGATTGCATCAGAACTCCAGATGACTTGTCAGAAGATA
Proteins encoded in this region:
- a CDS encoding DMT family transporter — encoded protein: MLTVRQWIWVVAVSAVGVGGLNLGLFTGLEHTAATNGSLIMALSPLTTALIACVAMRTLPTRLQCLSLVVSLSGVLVVITNGHLEALLKMQFNQGDKMIFCGMFAWSFYTYCSQGISRWMPVIPYTFVGMLSGATVIGLMCLATPEVRPFAALFSSSTVGMTEVVYIGVFGTVAGYLLWLNGVRELGSQTAALFFNFVPVFAVLTAFLMGQSVTLLQLAGIAIVILGLLLPRLPGFRKATQAV
- a CDS encoding EamA family transporter: MQSPSPLKAVALLILCTFFWGSCFPIGKHALNEVHALTLVFWRFTIAAACLALYMLIMGRSGLC